The following proteins are encoded in a genomic region of Vigna radiata var. radiata cultivar VC1973A unplaced genomic scaffold, Vradiata_ver6 scaffold_7, whole genome shotgun sequence:
- the LOC106753736 gene encoding zinc finger protein 3-like, translating to MASSSSLSPHNLEECSFEGSSISVPSQDIFYKSSVEEQKNEEVKTMKEKVDKSKQDQAFDSKSHVGLDYVKIFDNEPVCESKVFDFFNLMETGSSSSRETYPKRRDDHNNEVKSSKTKTFSCNFCKKEFSSSQALGGHQNAHKQERALAKGHQGIEVGAFGHLHFLYYPYLRNSFYGSYSRTLGIQMESMIHKPSYRSSSLGFRFDHHSSLDGLRKKDLNANNKIMSMESDTTLRKQGDNLTIRQNTPFLSKSSTNVAIKSNSTLSPLTTVHFDGQSKLEGTPNLNSSYGIDLSLKL from the coding sequence atggcatcatcatcatcattatcaccACATAATTTGGAAGAATGTTCTTTTGAAGGCTCTAGTATCTCTGTCCCCTCACAAGATATTTTCTACAAATCAAGTGTTGAAGAACAAAAGAATGAAGAAGTAAAAACAATGAAGGAGAAGGTTGACAAATCTAAACAAGATCAGGCTTTCGATTCAAAATCCCATGTGGGGTTagattatgttaaaattttcgATAATGAACCAGTTTGTGAGTCAAAGGTGTTTGATTTTTTCAATCTGATGGAGACAGGGAGCTCATCTTCTAGGGAAACTTACCCCAAAAGGAGAGATGATCACAACAATGAAGTgaaatcatcaaaaactaagACTTTTTCATGCAATTTTTGTAAGAAAGAGTTTTCTTCTTCACAAGCTTTGGGCGGACATCAAAATGCCCACAAGCAAGAACGTGCTCTTGCAAAGGGTCATCAAGGGATTGAAGTTGGTGCTTTTGGAcatcttcattttctctatTATCCTTATCTTAGAAACTCTTTTTATGGATCTTATAGTAGAACACTTGGGATTCAAATGGAGTCTATGATTCATAAGCCTTCTTACCGTTCATCTTCTCTAGGGTTTAGGTTTGATCATCATTCTTCTCTTGATGGATTGAGGAAGAAAGATTTGAATGCAAATAACAAAATCATGAGTATGGAAAGTGACACAACTTTGAGAAAACAAGGTGATAATCTTACTATTAGACAAAACACCCCTTTTCTTAGTAAATCCTCTACAAATGTTGCGATCAAATCAAACTCAACCTTGTCTCCATTGACTACTGTGCACTTTGATGGTCAATCCAAACTTGAAGGAACCCCTAACCTTAATTCTTCCTATGGGATTGATTTATCACTTAAGctttag